ATCCCCAACGGGATGTGCTTCGTGAACACCTAACGGATTATCCGGAGCAGGACCATGATTGACCGCATATTCATATCGTTTGGCAACCGTGCGATGCAGGCTGTCCAAATCGTTATAGATAAATTTTGCAGGCAGGTAGGCGTAATATCCCCAACTATCGCCTCCACCAAGAATATGTCCGTTTTTCCACGGAGCATAAAACAAATACGACCCCACAAATACTAAAAGTATCAGCCCTAAAATATACTTTGACATGCCTGACATTATTAACGGGAAGGAACTTTTTTGTCGGCAAATTTAGTAGGTTTAGTCTTATATTTCATTTTGGTGAAAACTTTTAATAGTCATTGTACTGCTGTCTTTTACCACTACTAAATTTTTTAAAACCTTTTCATTCCTGTTATGTACTTTTCAAAACTTCGAAAAGTCAAACTATTTAACTAACTCCTTAAGATTTTGTCTTAAACTTTAAGGCACTATAAAGTTGATTATACCTTTAGAAAGGCCTTTTTCCGGGTGGAAATGTACCATTTTCGGTTGATAATGAACCGTTTCCAGTTGATAATGACCCGTTTCCAGGTGGAAATGAACCGTTTCCAGTTGATAATGAACCGTTTCCAGTTGATAATGACCCGTTTCCAGTTGATAATGACCCATTTCCAGTTGATAATGACCCATTTCCAGTTGATAATGATCCATTTTCGGTTGATAATGACCCATTTCCAGTTGATATTGGACCGTTTCCAGTTGATATTGGACCGTTTCCAGTTGATAATGACCCGTTTTCGGTTGATAATGAGCCGTTTTCGGTTGAAAATGAACCGTTTCCAGTTGATAATGATCCATTTCCAGGTGGAAATGATCCATTTTCAGTTGATAATGACCCGTTTTCGGTTGATAATGAGCCGTTTTCGGTTGATAATGAGCTATTTTCGGTTGATAATGAGCCGTTTTCGGTTGATAATGAGCCGTTTTCGGTTGATAATGAGCCGTTTTCGGTTGATAATGAGCCGTTTTCGGTTGGAGGTTTTGCTTAAAAAGCAGCCTCTAAGAATTGTTCCTCAATGAAAGCCAATAGTTCAAAATTTTTAGTTAGAAAGCAGGATTTTAAACAATTCTATACAAAAAAATCAAAATCGCTTACAGGAAGTACAAAAAAGCGGTAAATTGGTCTTAATTTATTCACCTTTTCTGCCAAATATGATTTACTAAAGAATCAGGTTTAAATAAACCACCATTACCCTTAGCCATAAAATAAACTATGCAAAAGCAAATATATTTTTACCTCCTGTTTGTTTGCTTTGTAATCTTTGAAAGAACAGAGGCGCAAACCCCTGCAATACAGCAATCAAAACTATATGGCTCTTCCAATTTGTTGAGATTTGAAGCCGATAATTTACCTCCTCTCACGCCTGTCAATCCTCACGATTACCGAAGACAAAGCCGGCGCACTTTCTTTTGGAAGTTTGGAGACGGAGGTTTCAGTTTCGAGCAATCTCCTATCCATACCTACCGCGAAGCCGGTCAATATACGGCAGTGATGGAAAGCACCCGTATTTACAGCGATGATGATATTGATGATTCAGCAATTGACAGAGCATCTGCACCTGTCAATATCAATTTTAACACCGGCTTTGTTTCAAAACGCCCTAACAATGATCTGGCAAATCTGGAAGGGAGCAATATCAGGTTGTTGACCAACAGATCGCCCCGTTCTGGCGATTCTATCACCTATATCATCACCTATCAAAACACCTGTCCTTTTGAGGATAGCGGCTCTCTAATTTTTTTGTTCAACGCTGACCAATTGAACTTAAAATACTCCGAATCTTTCAAATCTGAATTATCTGCTACTTCCGATGGTCAAATCATCTGGACTTTTGACAGTTTGGCAGTAGGTCATCAACGAAACATTTTTATCAGTATGGCTACTGATACCACCGTCCATCCTTCTGATACCATTCTGACACATTTGGTGATACAAAGCACCTGTTCGACTGATACCTTTTCATTGCTAAAAACGGCGGTTAAATCTCACGACCCCAACCGCAAATCCGTATTTCCCGATGTTTTATGCCCCGGAAGTGCGGAGCCATTGTGCTATACCATTGAATTTCAAAATTTTGGTAGCGGGCCTGCCGAAACCATTCAAATCAGAGATTATTTAAGCGTTTTCCTAAATGCCGCTACGTTTCTACCTGTCGAAAGCAGCCATCCTGATGCTCTGGTTTCTGTAACGCCTCCAAGCCCTAACAGGCTTGTTACGTGGCAGTTTATAGACATTAACCTGCCCGGCACACAGCAGGCCGGATATGGAACTACATTTACCGACAAAGACACAAAAGGATATGTTAAATTCTGTATCATGCCGGCCTTGCCTTTAGACCCTTGCAGCGTCATCCCCAATCAGGCAGAAATCATTTTTGATTGCAACCTGCCTATTCCCACCAACACTTGTTATGTAACTGTTCAGCAACCCGGATGTACCGATTGTTGTCAGCAATGTCCTAACACGATGTTGTCCGATTTTGTCAATATTCCTCATTTTGGCGGAACTACTGCCATGGCGCAGGTTTTTTGTCCGGGTAGCGGAAGTCCGAGCAGTGGAATAAGGTATCAGTGGTATCCGGAAGTCTTCTTGGAAGTCCCAAACATCCCACAGTTTTTGTTTTTCGATACCGATGGAAATATTCCTGCCATCACTTATACCCTAACCGTTTGGAATCCGGTACTTTGTTGGTATGCAGTCGATTCTATAACCGTTTACATGGGCGGTTGTTTTAACGGCGATACGCTTTCGATTGATCAGGTAACCGCAACCGACCCCTCCTGCCCCGGTGCCGACGATGCCTCCTTAAACCTGTTAGTTTCGGGAGGAGACCCGCCCTATACGTTGTATAGTTTTAACGGTTGTTTTGCTGTTAGCAACAATTTTAGTATTCCATTAGATGATTTACCCCCCGGAATATTTCCAATTGCTATTGAAGATGCCAACGGCTGTATAGTCAGAGATACATTCCAGATTGCCAACCCCATCTCTTTATGGGTAGATGAAATCACAACCGATGCTACCTGTTGCAGTTGTCCGGACGGAGAATCCGCATTGCTCCCTTCCGGCGGTGTTCCTCCTTATGTTTACCTATGGCAAAACGGAGCAGCCGATTCGTTGGAAACCGGTTTGTTGCCCGGTACTTATTCTTATACGGTTACCGATTCAGAAAATTGTCAGTTTATTTCCTCAGTTCAGGTACAACATCCTGCAAAACTGCAATTGACCGTATTGTTAGAAGGTGGTTTTAACTATGATACCCAATTGATGCGCACCGATTTGAATGATTTTGGTTTGCTTCCCGCCAACCAACCTTTTAACCAATCGCCCTGGAATTATGCCGGCACCGAAACGTTGCCAAATTCGCTGCCACCCGATGTTACAGACTGGGTATTGGTCGAGTTTCGCACTACTCCCGAAACAGTTGCCGTACAAATGTCAGCCATGATTTGGAACAACGGCAACATAACCAATACCTGGGCAGAAACCCATACCGCCGGTTTGTATGTTTGCGGAATCACAACCACTACTCCCTATTATATTGTCGTCCGCCATCGCAATCATCTTGCCGTTATCAGCAGCAGTACTATTGTATTCAACAACAACCCTGTTTACGATTTTACGACTTCTGCGGCACAAGCATTAGGAGCTAATCAGCTAATTCAGGTTGCATTCGGTAAGTTTGCCCTCTATGCAGGCGATTTGAACGCAGATGGAGTGATTACAGTGTCCGACTTTAACCTCTATACGCAACAGTCGTCTTCTGTTAATCAATATTTGGCTGCCGATATTAATTTGGATAAGTTTGTAACGGTTGCCGATTTCAATCTCTATCTTCCCAATGCCAGCCTTATCGGATATAATGCTGTCAGGTATTAGGAAATAAATGTGAGGTTGATAACGCAAATTAATATTATCAACAATTTTAGACCGGAATTAAAGTATTTCAGAAATCACTGCACTCCCATTTTCTTCAGTTGTTTGATAGTCAGGCTGCTGGGTTCATTGCCTTTGAACACGGCAAGTTTGGTTTTTTTGGCACCTTTTCCTTTTGCCTGTTTTTCAAATTCTTCAGCTTCCGAAATTGTGGTATAGGGACCTAAGACAATCATCATGTCGTTGTTCACATATTCTAAGTTGATAGGGGTGTTCAGTTCTGCAAAGTTGTAATAGGTGTTGTTGTCCACAGATTTAAAAGGCCCGATAAAAACTTTGAATTGCAATACTCCGGTAGTGCCTTCGATGGCTTCAAGCAGTTCAGGGGTTTCCTCTTGCGGAGCGGAAACCTCTTTGTTTTTCTTGCCTCTTGGTTTCAATACCTCCATCTCTTCTTCAGCCGGGGTTGTTGAAGAGGGGGTCAGGTTAGTAATTCCCTGAATAATGTTTGCTTTAATTTCGATGCGGTTATTTTGTTCATGAAGTTCTTCGGGACATTCCGCACCGCTGACACAATGATTGAGCAGCATTGATTCTCCATATCCCTTTGTGGTAATTCTTCCGGGAGCAATTCCTTTCAATATCAGATTTTCGCGAACAGCAGCGGCTCTTTTCTGACTGATTTCGAGGTTGACAAAATCATTCCCCCTTGAGTCGGTATATGCACTGATTTCGACCCCAACTTCCATCCACTCTTTCAGATAGTTCACCAATTTGTCCAACTCTTTGTCGGCTGCCGAATCAATATACCAGTCGCCGGGCTTAAACCTGATTTTATTCATGCCTAATGCTTCGTTCAACAAGGCATTTGTCGTGATAGGCTGCTCTACTTCGGTGGTTACTTTTTTGGTGTTGGGCATGGCATCGGTAAAAGCATCATCCGGCACTTTTTCGAAAAAATAAATATCATCTTCTCCAAATCCTCCCGGTCTGTTTGAGGCAAAATAACCCCAGTTTTTGTCTTCACTCAAAGCAAGGCTGAAGTCATCATAAGCCGAATTAAATGGCGCTCCGATATTGACAGGGGCTAACCAGCCTCCCCGTGTATATCGGGTATAAAACAAGTCTAATCCTCCCAATCCGGGATGTCCGTTTGAAGCGAAAAACAGGTTTCCATCGAAATGTATGTAAGGGAACAGTTCATTTCCTGCTGTATTGATTTCGGGACCTAAGTTGATGGGACGACTCCAGGTAGAATCAATCTTTGCACACATATAAATATCAGTTCCCCCGTACCCTCCTTCCATATCAGAGACCAGATACAGGGTTTGTCCATCGGGAGCAATAAAAGGATGGGTCATAGAATAAGTACGGGTTCCGTCGTTCAGGTCTTCACTGTTATTAAATCTAAACCGGTTGATATTGCTCCATTTTTGGTTATTGTCTTTTACTGCGGTATAAAGTCCCAAGACCAAGGCACCTTCGGCATTTTTCACCTTTTGCCCGCGAAAGAGTGCGTTCCGCGTAAAAATAGCTGTATCGCCAGAAGCAGAAAAGGTTATCGGCCCATCATTGTATTGGCTGTTCACACTTCCTCTCAAATATTGGGGAGGCAGATAGGTTTGTTTGTCTGACTGTTGGCTGAAATACAGTTTAAGATACAGATTGTCTGCACTTTTTTTGCTTTTGCTGCTTTTGCCGCCCATCAGTTGTTGCCGGTTGCTGCAAAACACAATCCCTTCATTGTAAATCACAGGTCCAAAGTCTGATTGCGCCGAGTTAACAGGCAGTAACCATGTGTTAAAGTCGTAATTATGTTCGGTCAGTTTGTCAATCATATCACAACCCTTTGCCAATTTGTTTCCCATTTCGTTGTGTTTGCCGTACTCCATAAACCATATACGGGCTTCGTCGCATTTGCCGTTTGTCTGAAGAACCTGTGCAAAATGCAGTTTACGGGTAAACTCGTGCGGAGGTAGATTCTCCATTGATTTTCTGTACCAATATTCGGCGTTTTCAAAATCTTTGGTCAAATGATAGCAGACGGCTAACTTTAATTTTACCTCTTCAAGGTTGTCTTTTAACAACACATCGCGGTATAGTGGTATCGCCTGATGATAGGCGTAGGCATTGTATAGTTTATCTGCCTGACTGAGCAGTTTTTTAACTGCCGGATCCTGAGCATGTAAATGATGCAATCCTGCAACAACTAAAAGGGTTAAAAACAGAATTCGAAAAATATCTGAGCGCATATCGTTATTAATGGTTAATTATTAATAGTTAATGGTTTAACGGATTACCGGGAACATCCCTAAATGTTTAAAAACAAACGACCAGACATCGGTATAAGTATCAATAATTTGTTTGACTGTTTTACCTTGCCCTCCGCCTCCATGTCCCGACATAGATTCTATTCTGATTAGCTGTGGTTGATTTCCCGTATTATCATGTTGGAGACGGGCAGTATATTTATAGGAATGAGCCGGAACTACGCGGTCGTCTCTTTGAGCAGTCATCACCATAGTTGCCGGATAAGGAAGCCCGGGTCTGATATTGTGATATGGAGAATAGGGATATAAAAACTTAAACTGTTCGGCGTTATCACTGCTTCCATATTCGCTGACCCATGCCCAACCGATGGTGAATTTGTGAAAACGAAGCATATCCATTACCCCGACAACCGGTAGTGCAACTGCAAACAGTTCCGGCCTTTGATTCATGACTGCCCCAATCAGCAACCCCCCATTTGAACGGCCGGTTGCAGCTAATTTCTGTGGTCTTGTATAGCCCTCTTTAATCAAATACTCTGCTGCGGCGATATAATCGTCAAATACATTTTGCTTTTTCTCCAGCATACCCGCTTTGTGCCATTCTTCACCATACTCACTGCCTCCACGCAAATTTGCTACGGCATAAATCCCGCCACTTTGATAAAAC
This is a stretch of genomic DNA from Sphingobacteriales bacterium. It encodes these proteins:
- a CDS encoding OmpA family protein; this translates as MRSDIFRILFLTLLVVAGLHHLHAQDPAVKKLLSQADKLYNAYAYHQAIPLYRDVLLKDNLEEVKLKLAVCYHLTKDFENAEYWYRKSMENLPPHEFTRKLHFAQVLQTNGKCDEARIWFMEYGKHNEMGNKLAKGCDMIDKLTEHNYDFNTWLLPVNSAQSDFGPVIYNEGIVFCSNRQQLMGGKSSKSKKSADNLYLKLYFSQQSDKQTYLPPQYLRGSVNSQYNDGPITFSASGDTAIFTRNALFRGQKVKNAEGALVLGLYTAVKDNNQKWSNINRFRFNNSEDLNDGTRTYSMTHPFIAPDGQTLYLVSDMEGGYGGTDIYMCAKIDSTWSRPINLGPEINTAGNELFPYIHFDGNLFFASNGHPGLGGLDLFYTRYTRGGWLAPVNIGAPFNSAYDDFSLALSEDKNWGYFASNRPGGFGEDDIYFFEKVPDDAFTDAMPNTKKVTTEVEQPITTNALLNEALGMNKIRFKPGDWYIDSAADKELDKLVNYLKEWMEVGVEISAYTDSRGNDFVNLEISQKRAAAVRENLILKGIAPGRITTKGYGESMLLNHCVSGAECPEELHEQNNRIEIKANIIQGITNLTPSSTTPAEEEMEVLKPRGKKNKEVSAPQEETPELLEAIEGTTGVLQFKVFIGPFKSVDNNTYYNFAELNTPINLEYVNNDMMIVLGPYTTISEAEEFEKQAKGKGAKKTKLAVFKGNEPSSLTIKQLKKMGVQ